In Aspergillus fumigatus Af293 chromosome 2, whole genome shotgun sequence, a genomic segment contains:
- a CDS encoding putative endo-arabinanase, which yields MLRNDEVQRHTLLSEMITRVSGFSAWLLPSFAWSGGQSPPRLAPVWPSTARRRVIKMTVLVALFCLVTWTLCTRIPQYSTQGTQQPQQPEKTPHPHPQPEDAFPPTHATDLKIHDPSIIHVDGTYYSYSVGRHIRIHQAPSLDGPWERTGAVLNADSVIPKGDRKAPWAPQTVHHNDTYYCFYAVSNSGCRDSAIGVATSKSPGPGGWTDHGLLVQSGTGKGSDEHPFTSSNTIDPSVFVGEDGHGYLTFGSFWSGIWQVPLDESLLSVAGDTSSEARQLVYMEKAPLPASKHPNPLCREPSGARPIEGSFLSYHEPWYYLWFSYGKCCKFDTKNLPPPGREYSIRVGRSKSPRGPFVDKQGRDLANGGGEIVYASNRDVYAPGGQGVLTEKSGDILYYHYCRYPVIQEIEVDADLTVNKSTSYDFWV from the exons ATGCTCCGCAATGATGAAGTCCAGAGGCATACACTCCTGTCCGAGATGATTACCAGGGTATCCGGTTTCTCAGCATGGCTTCTGCCGTCTTTTGCATGGTCCGGAGGCCAGTCTCCGCCACGGCTTGCCCCAGTTTGGCCATCAACCGCTCGTCGCCGTGTTATCAAAATGACCGTACTGGTAGCtctcttctgccttgtcACATGGACACTATGCACTCGCATACCGCAGTATTCCACGCAGGGGACACAACAGCCACAACAGCCGGAAAAGACACCACACCCTCACCCTCAGCCTGAAGACGCTTTCCCACCCACGCATGCGACGGACTTGAAAATCCACGATCCGAGCATCATCCACGTCGATGGCACGTACTACTCGTACAGTGTGGGCAGGCATATTCGCATCCACCAGGCTCCCAGTCTCGACGGGCCGTGGGAACGAACCGGCGCCGTCCTCAACGCGGACAGTGTGATCCCCAAGGGCGACCGGAAAGCCCCCTGGGCCCCGCAGACCGTCCACCACAACGACACgtactactgcttctacgCCGTCAGTAACTCCGGATGCCGTGACAGTGCCATTGGCGTCGCCACATCCAAGTCCCCCGGTCCCGGCGGCTGGACGGACCACGGGCTGCTCGTGCAGTCTGGGACAGGAAAGGGCTCGGATGAACACCCATTTACTAGCTCCAATACCATCGATCCGAGTGTGTTCGTTGGAGAGGACGGTCACGGATACCTGACGTTCGGGAGCTTCTGGTCGGGCATCTGGCAGGTACCGCTGGACGAAAGCCTGCTTTCGGTGGCTGGCGACACGAGCTCCGAGGCACGACAGCTGGTGTATATGGAGAAGGCGCCGCTGCCGGCGAGCAAGCATCCCAACCCACTGTGCCGGGAGCCGTCGGGTGCCCGGCCCATTGAGGGGAGTTTTCTCTCATACCATGAGCCCTGGTATTATCTCTGGTTCAGTTACGGGAAGTGCTGCAAGTTCGATACGAAGAATCTACCACCTCCGGGAAGAGA ATACAGCATCCGAGTTGGGCGATCAAAAAGCCCCCGGGGGCCATTCGTCGACAAGCAAGGCAGGGACCTAGCGAACGGCGGCGGAGAGATCGTGTACGCCTCCAATCGCGACGTTTATGCACCAGGGGGTCAGGGAGTGTTGACGGAAAAGAGCGGTGACATCCTATACTACCATTACTGTAGGTACCCAGTCATACAAGAGATTGAGGTAGATGCTGACCTTACAGTGAACAAATCTACAAGCTATGACTTTTGGGTATGA
- a CDS encoding putative ubiquitin-specific protease UBP12 has product MGGFDGQHSESVNGQHNRITTVMNQSSSVSSIVIPLVLCHLKNAIEEARDSRRSRLFFISWFNLTLSSNHQLLACLFKSTIIVLPRAATRRAQLTVTTSSTKRRKVAEPRRPGGALPGLSFASQAGRRHSLHPPSDSSSLPPNPRPSSTSGSNRSRSPSVSPSPRYIPAHLQEEVLGTAARSPTPESASSAADYPSIACAGLTLHSDTMTDMSGSDKKDGSVPPTGGDVRSSSPGIKRSAPNADQDVDMDLGSTEKRSVSLTHHTDAMDITTAEGNSNGSSDNSGSDNVYPTPSSMSTFTASTATRRESKAQASISSHDLPPIDDQVAQVTCTMAQPLKEKQKGYLVSMSWLKRVLSRSSTHADKADKSAAEGEIGPVDNSDLVLVTDPAITGFHDEAGEPFVPLRPGLQMGEDFEIVPQEGWDLIMRWYGLASQSPAIVRYAHNTVEEGDAQNIQYELYPPIFTVLKLANPAAGTTPQSLREKNMPPAKVLSSRHTNFQKWLKQVKGLANVDMSTKVRVWRILGGLGSATASAAITPAASRSASPAPTASLVANAGNNLVLDLNTFLSLSDGAQRELVDNVKDQTNNPNFNGRSTLDRVGLSTSDVVVLEERVGGEWASEVSKKTLDRLGVPSGSVKNGAPAKLKNKSPNNSGRSSPAPEPIRGRRKDGKPRGCTGLSNLGNTCYMNSALQCVRSVEELTYYFLNDVYKKDLNPSNPLAHNGDIAKAYANLLRMLYDEAGQSSFAPRQFKHTIGRYGPAFSGYGQQDSQEFLLFLLDGLQEDLNRIQKKPYIEKPDSTDDMVHDKVALKEFASKCWDIYKARNDSVITDLFAGMYKSTLVCPVCEKVSIIFDPFNNLTLQLPIENLWSKEIFFFPLHRKPVIVDVEIDKNASIKALKELVAKKMGSDPQRLVMAEIYKCKFYKMFDNSASIADCQIGQGDDIAIFEVESVPTNYNPDKRQKSYFSYGRSDYEEIPSFDSPKADRMLVPIFNRHYRPKSNNSGNMQRSLFGAPLYVIISREEALSYDAILRKVLEAVATLTTRDILNEANIKNADEQGGTQEDSDTVVMNEDDAHSADSKIKTSSVDGEDGLVDVSMRDASDETDTPSPQDAKCDNAVSSPGSSIAPGLRSLFDMKILKSSHEVVPLGWSSVDDIKDYPLMLARVKAQSASKQEVSSRTVHSSKKPSRLTTVQNSQTKSGTVTDRKTSDDSDQDGSAGSASDSDSDMFSNISRPKAVKIQSGERPLIRPGEGIVLDWNDQAHDALFGGDKKDTDGLRGTPTWTNVERIPDPELAKRRDLRRSRKKRGVTLYECLDEFNKEEILSENDAWYCPRCKEHRRASKKFELWKTPDILVMHLKRFSASRGFRDKLDVLVDFPVEGLDMSGRVESPEEGKSLIYDLFAVDNHYGGLGGGHYTAYAKNFMSGQWNEYNDSSVSRPIDPQSVVTPAAYLLFYRRRSDRPLGGKILEEITESSTRPASEDNSPAASRMQSPSGNGLRLGGSSRNGSSSALAGVGAVHQAGDGGLRTGIRARNEDSDDDESPPDYSDSPAAGEQSLAKANRLEGMSFDEDEFGDGAYANPLSYSSQPTWSFDRVTDAHGLSQMTTVPPGSISDDEDLFDDDASNKAVGGGDLSDSDLRLAALTGSPIGQGVFPGTPMEEEAPIQDIPPPLDDDDDEDLPVVELRVNDDDQIVSD; this is encoded by the exons ATGGGTGGTTTTGATGGTCAACACTCCGAGTCAGTCAATGGCCAACACAATAGAATTACCACAGTCATGAATCAATCTTCATCTGTTTCTTCTATTGTTATTCCTCTTGTTCTGTGTCATTTGAAGAACGCAATAGAGGAAGCCAGAGACTCAAGACGATCACG ACTCTTTTTTATAAGCTGGTTTAATCTTACATtatcatcaaatcatcagCTACTGGCCTGCCTTTTCAAGTCGACCATTATCGTGTTACCCAGAGCTGCCACGAGACGTGCGCAGCTCACTGTCACGACGTCTTCCACAAAGCGCCGTAAGGTTGCAGAGCCTCGCAGACCAGGAGGAGCCCTTCCGGGTTTGTCGTTTGCCTCGCAGGCTGGAAGACGTCACAGTCTGCACCCCCCTTCCGACTCGTCTTCCCTGCCACCAAACCCTCGACCATCGTCTACGTCCGGGTCGAACCGAAGTCGAAGCCCTTCTGTGTCCCCGTCTCCTCGCTACATTCCCGCCCATTTGCAGGAAGAAGTGCTTGGCACCGCCGCCCGCTCCCCGACCCCGGAATCCGCCAGTAGTGCCGCCGACTATCCTTCGATCGCCTGCGCAGGACTCACCCTACACAGCGACACCATGACGGATATGTCTGGTTCCGACAAAAAGGATGGCAGCGTTCCGCCTACTGGAGGTGACGTTCGGTCATCCTCCCCCGGTATTAAACGGTCGGCTCCTAACGCCGACCAGGATGTGGATATGGATCTAGGttcgacggagaagagatCTGTTTCTCTAACCCATCACACAGACGCGATGGATATAACCACAGCGGAGGGAAACTCGAACGGCAGCAGTGACAACTCTGGGTCAGACAATGTCTATCCCACACCATCCAGCATGTCGACCTTTACCGCTTCCACGGCGACCCGAAGGGAATCCAAGGCCCAGGCCTCCATCTCGTCTCATGATCTCCCTCCTATCGACGACCAAGTCGCTCAGGTGACCTGCACCATGGCTCAGCcgttgaaggagaaacagaagggaTATCTGGTATCCATGTCTTGGCTAAAGCGGGTGCTCTCTCGCAGCTCGACCCACGCCGACAAGGCAGATAAGTCGGcagctgaaggagaaatTGGACCCGTGGATAACTCCGACCTTGTGCTGGTCACAGACCCAGCGATCACCGGCTTCCACGATGAGGCCGGAGAGCCCTTTGTGCCCCTGCGTCCAGGTCTGCAGATGGGAGAGGACTTTGAGATAGTGCCCCAGGAAGGCTGGGATTTGATCATGCGATGGTACGGCTTGGCTAGTCAATCGCCAGCCATTGTTCGCTATGCTCACAACACCGTGGAGGAAGGTGATGCTCAAAATATTCAGTACGAGCTCTATCCACCAATCTTCACCGTTCTGAAGCTAGCAAACCCGGCCGCCGGGACCACTCCACAGAGTCTAAGAGAGAAGAATATGCCGCCTGCAAAGGTTTTGTCCAGCCGACACACCAACTTCCAAAAGTGGCTGAAGCAAGTGAAGGGGCTGGCCAATGTTGACATGTCTACCAAAGTTCGTGTATGGAGAATCCTAGGAGGACTGGGAAGCGCCACGGCATCGGCTGCAATCACCCCCGCTGCGTCACGGAGCGCTTCTCCGGCCCCTACGGCCTCCCTGGTTGCCAATGCTGGTAACAATCTTGTGCTTGACCTCAATACGTTCCTCTCATTATCGGACGGCGCTCAACGAGAACTGGTCGATAATGTCAAGGATCAAACTAATAATCCCAATTTCAACGGTCGATCTACCTTGGATCGAGTTGGTTTGTCTACCAGTGATGTTGTGGTGCTTGAGGAGCGCGTTGGTGGAGAGTGGGCTTCAGAAGTATCCAAGAAGACGCTCGATCGACTAGGTGTTCCGAGTGGCAGTGTGAAGAATGGCGCTCCTGCCAAGCTCAAGAACAAGAGTCCTAACAACAGTGGTAGATCATCTCCCGCGCCAGAACCTATTAGGGGCCGGCGTAAAGATGGAAAGCCCAGGGGCTGCACGGGATTGAGCAACCTCGGAAATACCTGCTACATGAACTCTGCTCTACAGTGTGTGCGCAGTGTGGAGGAACTCACATACTACTTCCTGA ACGATGTGTATAAGAAAGATCTCAACCCCAGTAATCCTCTCGCCCATAATGGTGATATAGCCAAGGCGTACGCAAACCTTCTTCGCATGCTCTACGACGAAGCGGGTCAGTCGTCGTTCGCTCCCCGCCAATTTAAACACACCATTGGTCGTTATGGTCCAGCATTCTCGGGATACGGTCAACAGGATTCGCAGGAATTTCTGTTGTTCCTGCTTGATGGGCTGCAAGAAGATTTGAACAGAATCCAGAAGAAGCCATATATCGAGAAGCCAGACTCCACAGACGATATGGTCCATGATAAGGTGGCCCTCAAAGAGTTTGCCAGTAAATGCTGGGACATTTACAAAGCCCGCAATGACTCGGTCATCACGGATCTCTTTGCTGGCATGTACAAGTCAACTCTTGTCTGTCCTGTCTGCGAGAAGGTTAGCATCATCTTCGATCCATTCAACAACTTGACACTCCAGCTTCCCATCGAAAATCTTTGGAGCAAGGAgatcttcttttttcctctCCACCGCAAGCCTGTCATCGTTGACGTGGAAATTGATAAAAACGCCAGCATCAAGGCGCTCAAGGAGTTAGTAGCCAAGAAGATGGGCTCGGATCCCCAGCGTCTCGTCATGGCCGAAATCTACAAGTGCAAGTTCTATAAGATGTTTGACAACTCTGCGTCCATTGCTGATTGCCAGATCGGCCAAGGCGATGACATCGCAATCTTCGAGGTCGAGTCTGTTCCCACGAACTATAATCCCGACAAGCGCCAGAAGAGTTACTTTTCTTATGGCCGTTCAGACTATGAAGAAATTCCAAGCTTTGATTCACCCAAGGCAGACCGAATGCTAGTGCCCATCTTCAATCGGCATTACCGGCCAAAGTCGAATAACAGCGGGAATATGCAGCGGTCACTCTTCGGCGCTCCTTTGTATGTAATCATCAGCAGAGAAGAGGCTCTAAGTTACGATGCCATCCTCCGCAAAGTTCTTGAAGCTGTTGCCACGTTAACAACACGAGACATTCTCAATGAGGCGAACATCAAGAATGCTGACGAGCAAGGGGGAACTCAAGAGGATTCGGATACCGTTGTGATGAATGAAGACGATGCGCATTCTGCGGATTCTAAAATCAAGACCTCATCCGTGGACGGTGAGGATGGCTTGGTGGACGTTTCCATGCGCGACGCTTCTGACGAGACGGatactccatctcctcaagaCGCCAAGTGTGACAATGCTGTCTCGAGCCCTGGCAGCTCTATTGCACCTGGCCTTCGGAGCCTCTTCGACATGAAGATTCTTAAATCGTCCCACGAAGTTGTACCTCTCGGCTGGTCTTCAGTGGACGATATCAAGGACTATCCATTGATGTTGGCCAGGGTCAAGGCACAGTCGGCTAGCAAACAGGAGGTAAGCAGCCGCACAGTACATTCATCAAAGAAGCCAAGCAGACTGACAACGGTGCAAAATTCACAGACAAAATCCGGTACAGTGACCGACCGAAAAACAAGCGATGACTCGGATCAGGATGGAAGTGCTGGCAGTGCTTCTGACAGTGACTCTGACATGTTCTCCAACATTAGTCGCCCTAAGGCTGTGAAAATTCAGAGCGGCGAGCGTCCTCTGATTCGCCCGGGTGAAGGTATCGTGCTAGATTGGAACGATCAAGCCCACGATGCCCTATTTGGTGGGGATAAGAAGGACACTGACGGGCTACGTGGAACTCCTACGTGGACTAACGTGGAGCGCATTCCTGATCCGGAACTCGCCAAACGCCGTGATCTTCGTCGGAgccggaagaagaggggCGTTACACTCTACGAATGTCTTGACGAGTTCAACAAAGAGGAAATTCTTTCCGAGAATGATGCATGGTACTGCCCCCGCTGCAAGGAGCATCGCAGAGCCAGCAAGAAGTTCGAATTGTGGAAAACTCCCGACATCCTTGTCATGCACCTGAAGAGATTCAGCGCCAGCAGGGGTTTCAGGGACAAGCTGGATGTGCTGGTCGACTTCCCCGTTGAAGGGCTAGACATGAGCGGCCGTGTGGAATCGccggaagaaggaaagagcCTAATCTATGATCTTTTCGCGGTTGATAACCACTACGGTGGATTAGGAGGCGGTCACTATACGGCCTACGCAAAGAACTTTATGAGTGGCCAATGGAACGAGTACAATG ATTCGTCTGTCTCACGACCAATTGATCCCCAGAGCGTGGTGACTCCCGCCGCGTATCTATTGTTTTACCGTCGACGTTCAGATCGTCCGTTAGGCGGAAAGATCTTGGAAGAAATCACCGAGTCGTCAACTCGACCAGCCAGTGAGGACAACTCCCCGGCTGCGTCCCGCATGCAGTCGCCTTCGGGGAACGGGCTGCGTCTCGGCGGCTCCTCCCGCAATGGGTCGTCGAGCGCCTTAGCCGGAGTCGGAGCAGTTCACCAAGCGGGAGATGGTGGTTTGCGAACTGGAATCCGGGCGAGGAATGAggacagtgatgatgatgaatcccCCCCTGACTATTCGGACAGCCCAGCCGCTGGCGAGCAGAGCCTCGCGAAAGCAAACCGACTGGAAGGTATGAGctttgatgaagacgagtTCGGCGATGGAGCCTATGCCAACCCGCTCTCCTACTCAAGCCAACCCACGTGGTCCTTCGACCGAGTCACAGATGCTCATGGCCTTTCACAGATGACCACAGTGCCTCCGGGATCGATctctgatgacgaggattTGTTTGACGACGATGCCAGCAATAAAGCGGTGGGCGGCGGAGATCTCAGCGACTCCGACTTGCGCCTCGCCGCATTGACCGGTAGTCCAATCGGTCAGGGGGTGTTCCCAGGCACGcccatggaggaggaagctccgATTCAGGACATCCCTCCACCActagacgatgacgacgatgaagattTACCCGTGGTAGAGCTACGGgtgaatgatgatgaccagATCGTCTCGGACTGA
- the atg20 gene encoding PX and BAR domain-containing protein, which translates to MWNDEDNNPYGAFDSEARLSESLHSAALSPPLYDREHSPSPSSRSSSQDPPDYITRPQDLSDEDEPEGYSTQQTSHGYPRKSRYDSRIEQILYENPDMPILITDAGKNHEGGGSFIVYTIRTGDLEVRRRYSEFASLRQTLVNLHPTLVIPPIPEKHTMADYAAKPTKAKEDSAIIDLRKRMLAVFLNRCRRMKEVREDGVWWRFLDPNVSWNEVLHSHPASSVPENNLKAPPLDPANPTAAHSWLPVPSSSAKLKSASSGATSGTTDAAASVPGPDVLGRFPPESKKLSEQDLDPYFINFEASTRELELLLQGNIEKVNRRTLAHLSSLSADLMELGARYNGFSLSEQSPTVAAAIERIGQAADTSYIATEELSSSLSASFAEPMRESAQFASVVRSVLRYRVLKRVQEEMTRDELAKKKTLLDSLERSELEAKRIEQYLNRTSPQSAPNRPQRSLSASSAAGGAGSRETDGRSAGSEDTASADSDFPPTHGEVISSQPQSYHTSPPRRPELGPSAPPAHRKTSSGTFVANKIFGRISHAIHGFADVDPERTRRDQIGKTKESLIQLEQALEVSEKDVKDASAGVLQDLKRFQKDKEADLRRYMVAYARCHLDWARKNLETWTEAKDEVDKIVVR; encoded by the exons ATGTGGAACGACGAGGATAACAACCCGTACGGCGCATTCGATAGCGAGGCACGTCTTTCAGAATCGCTACACTCTGCAGCATTGTCACCTC CTCTCTATGATCGCGAACACAGTCCGTCACCCTCCAGCCGATCATCCAGCCAGGATCCGCCCGATTACATTACCCGACCGCAGGATCTgagcgatgaggatgaacCTGAAGGCTATAGCACCCAGCAGACAAGTCATGGTTATCCGCGAAAGAGTCGTTACGATAGCCGTATAGAACAAATTCTCTATGAGAATCCGGACATGCCGATCCTGATCACGGACGCCGGAAAGAACCATGAGGGCGGTGGTAGTTTCATTGTATATACGATACGCACAGGA GATCTAGAAGTCCGACGACGATACTCCGAGTTCGCTTCCTTGCGACAGACGCTGGTCAACCTTCATCCCACGCTCGTCATCCCCCCGATCCCGGAGAAGCATACAATGGCCGATTATGCTGCCAAGCCTACAAAAGCCAAGGAAGACTCTGCTATTATCGATTTGCGCAAGCGGATGCTTGCCGTCTTCTTGAACAGGTGTCGCCGGATGAAGGAGGTTCGGGAAGATGGAGTATGGTGGAGATTCCTCGATCCGAACGTTAGCTGG AATGAGGTTCTTCATTCCCACCCTGCATCGTCCGTGCCAGAGAATAACCTGAAGGCCCCTCCCCTCGACCCCGCTAACCCTACGGCTGCTCACTCCTGGCTTCCGGTTCCCTCAAGCTCCGCAAAGCTTAAATCAGCATCGAGCGGTGCGACTTCTGGCACTACGGATGCCGCGGCCAGCGTGCCTGGACCTGATGTGTTAGGCCGTTTTCCACCTGAATCGAAGAAATTGAGTGAACAGGATCTAGATCCCTACTTCATTAATTTCGAAGCGTCTACGCGGGAACTCGAGCTACTTCTTCAAGGTAACATCGAAAAGGTCAACCGTCGCACGCTGGCGCATCTGTCGTCCCTGTCTGCGGATCTCATGGAGTTGGGCGCGCGGTACAACGGTTTCTCTTTATCTGAACAGTCTCCGACCGTTGCTGCGGCCATCGAACGCATCGGTCAAGCGGCTGATACGTCCTACATTGCGACCGAGGAGTTGTCATCCTCGCTAAGCGCAAGTTTTGCAGAGCCCATGAGGGAGAGCGCCCAGTTCGCCAGTGTTGTTCGCAGCGTGTTACGGTACCGAGTTCTCAAACGTGTGCAAGAAGAGATGACACGAGAtgagctggccaagaagaaaacCTTACTGGACTCTCTAGAGAGAAGCGAGCTCGAAGCGAAACGTATCGAGCAGTATCTCAATCGTACCTCACCTCAATCGGCGCCGAACCGACCTCAACGTTCCTTGTCTGCTTCATCAGCAGCCGGTGGCGCTGGTAGCCGTGAGACGGATGGGCGCTCTGCGGGTTCGGAAGACACAGCCTCTGCGGACTCTGATTTCCCACCCACCCATGGAGAGGTGATCAGCTCGCAGCCGCAGTCATACCACACCTCTCCGCCTCGGAGGCCTGAATTGGGGCCATCCGCTCCTCCTGCTCATCGCAAAACGTCAAGTGGCACGTTTGTAGCGAACAAGATATTTGGTCGCATCAGTCACGCGATACATGGCTTTGCCGACGTGGACCCCGAACGCACGCGACGAGACCAGATTGGAAAGACTAAGGAGAGCTTGATACAG CTGGAACAAGCACTCGAGGTCTCCGAGAAAGATGTCAAGGACGCAAGTGCCGGGGTATTACAAGACCTGAAGCGGTTTCAGAAGGATAAGGAGGCCGATTTACGGCGATATATG GTCGCATATGCTCGCTGTCATCTGGACTGGGCGCGAAAGAACCTGGAGACTTGGACAGAGGCCAAGGATGAGGTGGACAAGATTGTCGTTCGATAG